The Gemmatimonadales bacterium genome includes the window GAGCTTGCAGCATCACCGCGGGACCTCCTTGAACCACTCGACGAGTTGCATGAGGCCGTCCTCGAACCGGTATTCGGGCCGCCAGCCGAGCCCCCGGCCCGCCTTGGTCACATCGAGCACGCTCCGGAGCAGCTCACCGGGGCGCGCGGCGGCGAACTCGAGCGGCACCCGCCGCCCCATCACGCCCATCACCGACTCGGCCAGCTCGAGCACGTTGCGCTCGCGCGTGGTGGCGACGTTGAACGCGCGCGCATCGATGCCGTCGCCGGCGGGGACCGGACAGGTGCTCGCGAGCACGTTGGCGCGCGCCACGTCGCGCACGAAGACGTAGTCGCGGGTCTGCAGACCGTCGCCGAACACGGTGAGCGGCTTACCATCGAGAATGCGCGACACGAAGATCGACACCACCCCGGCCTCGGACTTGGGGTCCTGGCGCGGTCCGAACACGTTCGAGTATCGCATCGCGATCCCGTCGAACCCGCGGAGCGCACCGAGCGCGCGCAGGTAGTGCTCGCCGGCAAGCTTGCTCACCCCGTAGGGGGACACCGGCCGCTTGCCGTCGGTTTCGGGCGTCGGAAACACGTTGGTCTCGCCGTACACCACGCCG containing:
- a CDS encoding NAD-dependent epimerase/dehydratase family protein, producing the protein GAGFIGSHIAEAYLADGWEVTVLDDLSRGHERNVPKGVCFVRADIRSPEARRTLAEGRFDVLNHHAAQIDVRISVDRPAYDAHINLVGFVNLLEGASEGGVRRVVFASSGGVVYGETNVFPTPETDGKRPVSPYGVSKLAGEHYLRALGALRGFDGIAMRYSNVFGPRQDPKSEAGVVSIFVSRILDGKPLTVFGDGLQTRDYVFVRDVARANVLASTCPVPAGDGIDARAFNVATTRERNVLELAESVMGVMGRRVPLEFAAARPGELLRSVLDVTKAGRGLGWRPEYRFEDGLMQLVEWFKEVPR